The Pseudomonas fluorescens nucleotide sequence CGCGAGAAGATGCTCTATGACGCCTTGCTGGAGAACCTGATCGGTCACCTGGCGCCGTTGCAGGACACCGCCGCAGCCCTGGCTGAGCTGGATGTGCTGAGCAACCTGGCCGAGCGTGCACTGAACCTGGACCTGAACTGCCCAAGTTTCGTCGACGAACCGTGCATGCGTATTACCCAGGGCCGTCACCCGGTGGTCGAGCAGGTACTGACCACGCCATTCGTGGCCAACGACCTGGCGCTGGATGACAACACCCGGATGCTGGTGATCACCGGTCCGAACATGGGCGGTAAATCCACCTACATGCGCCAGACCGCACTGATCGTGCTGATGGCGCATATCGGCAGCTTCGTTCCGGCCGCGGCCTGTGAGCTGTCGCTGGTCGACCGCATCTTCACCCGCATCGGTTCCAGCGATGACTTGGCCGGCGGCCGCTCGACCTTCATGGTCGAGATGAGCGAAACCGCCAACATCCTGCACAACGCCACCGAGCGTAGCCTGGTGCTGATGGATGAAGTCGGTCGCGGCACCAGTACCTTCGACGGCCTGTCGCTGGCCTGGGCCGCTGCCGAGCGTCTGGCGCAATTGCGTGCCTACACCCTGTTCGCCACGCATTACTTCGAGCTGACGGTATTGCCAGAGAGCGAACCGCTGGTGGCCAACGTGCACCTGAACGCCACCGAGCACAACGAACGTATCGTATTCCTGCACCACGTGCTGCCCGGCCCTGCCAGCCAGAGCTACGGCTTGGCGGTAGCGCAACTGGCTGGCGTACCGTCACCGGTGATCCAGCGTGCCCGTGAACACCTGGGCCGACTGGAAACTGCCAGCCTGCCCCATGAAACTCCTGTCTTGCAGCAAGGTGCACCTGCCGTACCGCACCAGAGCGACCTGTTTGCCAGCCTGCCGCATCCGGCCATCGAGAAGCTCGGAAAGCTGGACCTGGACAACATGACGCCGCGTCAAGCTATCGAAATGCTCTATACACTGAAGACTCTGTTATAACGCGCGCTCGCACAAGCTGATAGAATCCCGCGCGGTTTGGCGGCGCTGCAGGTTACTAGCCTGGCCTGCAGCCGAACAACCAAACCGAGCGGCCCTGTCTGGTAGGGCACCGCTGCCGTCGCCTGAGGAGAGAATTAGAAATGACCTTCGTCGTCACCGACAACTGCATCAAGTGCAAGTACACCGACTGCGTAGAAGTCTGTCCGGTGGACTGCTTCTACGAAGGCCCGAACTTCCTGGTCATTCACCCGGACGAGTGCATCGACTGTGCACTGTGCGAGCCTGAATGCCCCGCCGTCGCCATTTTCTCGGAAGACGAAGTGCCTGCCGGCATGGAAAACTTCATCGAGCTCAATGCCGAGCTTGCGGAAATCTGGCCGAACATCACCGAAAAGAAAGATTCGCTG carries:
- the fdxA gene encoding ferredoxin FdxA; protein product: MTFVVTDNCIKCKYTDCVEVCPVDCFYEGPNFLVIHPDECIDCALCEPECPAVAIFSEDEVPAGMENFIELNAELAEIWPNITEKKDSLPDAAEWDGKTGKIADLER